Part of the Nitrospira sp. genome, CTCGTGTACGGCCCAGGCGTCAAAGCGAATTTCCGGTTGTTGATGCAGGCATTGTCCCGTGGTATTCCCTTGCCGCTGGGAGCCATTCACAACCTTCGCAGTTTGGTCGGGCTGGGCAATCTTGTCGATCTGATCGCCACGTGCATCGAGCATCCGAGAGCAGCCAATGAAACGTTTTTGGTCAGTGACGGTGAGGATCTTTCCACGACGGGGTTGATTCACCGTCTCGCTGTGGCCATGGACCGTCCGGCGCGCTTAGTGTCCGTCCCAGGAACGCTGCTTACGCTCGGATTGAACGTGTTGGGGAAAGGGGATCTGGCTCGGCGTCTCTGTGGCACCTTGCTGGTGGATATCAATAAGGCTCGACGATTGCTCGGCTGGGTTCCTCCGATACGCGTGGATGAGGGGTTGCGCGAAACGGCGGAATATTACCTCCGTCATCAGTGTTGATCCAGGGCTGATCGGAAAGGGAGCGGGATTTGGCGCTGTTCGCGTTCGGTAGTCTGGTGTTTTTCCTGACGTGGTGGGCGACAGGCCGACTGTGTACGCCTGGCTCTCGGTTGTCTCTCCTGGATTATCCGAATGCGAGATCGTTGCACGAAGTTCCTACGCCTCGGACAGGTGGGCTGGCGATCGTTGCTAGCGTGACGTTCGTCGTTGTGCTCGCGGCGCTCTGTGAGGTTCCTGCGAAAGAGTGGTGGTTGGGCGGAGGAGCAACGTTGTCGACACCGGGGCCTTGGATTCAAGGTATGGCCCTGCTTCTTGCGCTGGTGTCATTCTGGGACGATCGTGGCGGATTACCCGTGACGTTGCGATTGGGTATCCAGTTGGTCGCTGTAGCGGCGTTGGTCAGCGTGACCGGCATGACATTGTCGTCCATCGATCTGCCGTCAGTCGGAGCGGTTGGATTGGGAATCGCTGCGGTTCCAGTGACGGTGTTGTTTGTCCTGTGGATGACGAATCTGTACAATTTTATGGATGGAATGGACGGGTTTGCCGGTGGAATGACGGTGATAGGGTTCGGTGCGATTGCCTACTTTGCGTGGAAGGGGCAGCACGCGTTCATTTTCACGCTGTCACTTGTTATTTCAATGGGCGCAGCTGGATTTCTGCTCTATAATCTGCCGCCTGCCCGTATTTTTATGGGCGATGTTGGCAGTATACCGCTTGGGTTTCTGAGTGGTGCACTGATCGTGTTAGGTGTGCACGACGGTGTGTTTGATATCTGGATCCCACTGCTGGTGTTTTCGCCGTTTGTACTGGATGCAACGGTGACGGTGCTGAGACGGGTGTTCCGTGGAGAGAGAATCTGGGAAGCTCATCGAACACACTATTACCAACGGCTTGTTCTCTACGGATGGGGGCATCGGAAGACCCTGGGAGTGGAATACGCGTTGATGGTGCTGTGCGTGGTCGCTGCGCTCCTGTACCAGTCGATGACGGATACAGGGCGTGTAGCGCTCTTGGCAATCTGGCTGCTCGGGTTTGCCGGGTTAGCCGTGGGAGTTGGTTTGATGGAGCGGCGGGCAATGCGGCAGGGATGTACGAATGAGGGATGACCGGATTCCTGCGTTCCTAGCATCCCAGGGAACTACACCCGCAAGGACTCTGGAGTTGATCATCCGGGGACTGCTGTACCTCTATATTTTTTCCCTCCCGTTTCAGCGACTGTTGGTGCTCGAACGCAATATTTTCTTGGCCCTCCTCGTCCTGCTTCCGCTTTGGTGTCTCGTCTCCCGTCGCCATTTCTTTCTTGCGACATCAATCGATCTGCCGTTGATGATGTTTGTTGCGTGGGTAGGGTTCACGCTGCTCTTTGCGGTCTATCCTGACTATAGTCGAAAGGAGTTTGGCAAGCTTTTGCAGCAAGTCGTGATTTTTTACGCGGTGGTCTATTTTTTGCGCGCGCGTCCAGCCCGCGTCAGTCTGCTCTATCTTCTGCTCGGTAGCGCGGTGGTGGTCAGCGTCTATGGCATTTCGCAGTTTGATCTGCATGATGGCCAAGCCACTAAGTCTTTTTTCCCCTCCGAAGTTTGGCTGACGACGTATCTCGTGCTTATGGGCCCATTCTTCATGGCATTCGCCTATCTTCAGCGCCCTGGCTGGTTACGTTGGGGGTTCGCATGGGCGAGTCTCCTATCCGCGATGTGTCTATTGATGACGCGATCTCGCGCTGGGTTATTATCGTTGTTCATTGAGCTGTGGGTCATGGCCTGGTTACTCAAACGTCGTAGTGCCTTCGCGATTGCCGGGGGAGTGACGGCTATGATCTTGGTGGTGGCGCTGTTGCTGGTGAAAGTTGATACTGATCCGCAAGGCCACGCGCACCTGACCTTGCACGATGGGAGTCCTGTTCGGACGGACGTGGATTCCGTTGTTCATCGCTTCGATATTTGGGCCTTTTCGGTTGCGAAGATTCAAGAGCATTGGCTCGTTGGAATAGGCTACGGCAAGGACAACTACAAACTGGTATACGGAAACGAATCAGAGGAGGTGCTGCCGGGGCATCATTCTGTC contains:
- a CDS encoding glycosyltransferase family 4 protein; translated protein: MALLLALVSFWDDRGGLPVTLRLGIQLVAVAALVSVTGMTLSSIDLPSVGAVGLGIAAVPVTVLFVLWMTNLYNFMDGMDGFAGGMTVIGFGAIAYFAWKGQHAFIFTLSLVISMGAAGFLLYNLPPARIFMGDVGSIPLGFLSGALIVLGVHDGVFDIWIPLLVFSPFVLDATVTVLRRVFRGERIWEAHRTHYYQRLVLYGWGHRKTLGVEYALMVLCVVAALLYQSMTDTGRVALLAIWLLGFAGLAVGVGLMERRAMRQGCTNEG
- a CDS encoding O-antigen ligase family protein — encoded protein: MVLERNIFLALLVLLPLWCLVSRRHFFLATSIDLPLMMFVAWVGFTLLFAVYPDYSRKEFGKLLQQVVIFYAVVYFLRARPARVSLLYLLLGSAVVVSVYGISQFDLHDGQATKSFFPSEVWLTTYLVLMGPFFMAFAYLQRPGWLRWGFAWASLLSAMCLLMTRSRAGLLSLFIELWVMAWLLKRRSAFAIAGGVTAMILVVALLLVKVDTDPQGHAHLTLHDGSPVRTDVDSVVHRFDIWAFSVAKIQEHWLVGIGYGKDNYKLVYGNESEEVLPGHHSVKEAGVHNLFLALALHVGLPGMMLYLWLMGRLIRRLTQELSKAEDVTARAILLGTTVGVIGLGVRLMFDQMLVGTLAVQFWVVIAIAVLHFHSHRQVDIGDELPVGPWPQPLAGTRPTSA